The following coding sequences are from one Triticum aestivum cultivar Chinese Spring chromosome 5A, IWGSC CS RefSeq v2.1, whole genome shotgun sequence window:
- the LOC123106748 gene encoding protein FAR1-RELATED SEQUENCE 5-like, which translates to MLDLNELPPDLNELPHDMDQQQPSIQQGNWTENGRSVYYTQASRDGNPTSHDNMAGQSLAHGAHVVVSLQLESHTLDDTETEANVSGPTRTELGAGAVDRAVQGEEGEDEAGSQPMEPYVGMRFDNLQIAKDHYNSYALRIGFSIKMNTSRRAPRTNELIKQQFCCNKFKKPKADDGGAEAPPVLDAIPDPKSVNSDEEMEEEPPIFAEEEAGTSKKKKKKRKCETIKQTECKAKMLVKLIDGRWEVTHFVPDHNHPLVNKPSLSKYLRSHQGISPDEKEFLRILYNCNLTTGRMMHVMAEFYGFEMMVPFGPKAITNLCTSFHRDDTKEGDLIETIAHFKDIQKTDPDLLL; encoded by the exons atgcTTGATCTCAATGAGTTGCCCCCTGATCTCAATGAGCTTCCTCATGATATGGATCAACAGCAACCCAGCATACAACAAGGAAATTGGACAGAAAATGGTCGATCTGTTTACTACACGCAGGCAAGTCGTGATGGTAACCCTACGAGCCATGACAATATGGCAGGCCAGTCATTAGCCCATGGTGCCCATGTAGTGGTGTCTTTGCAGTTAGAGAGCCATACTCTTGATGACACGGAAACCGAGGCAAATGTTTCTGGTCCAACCAGGACTGAGCTAGGAGCTGGGGCTGTTGACAGAGCTgtgcaaggagaagaaggagaggatgaggctggttctcaacctatggaaccctatgttggcatgaggtttgacaaccttcaaattgctaaggatcaCTACAACAGCTATGCACTACGGATAGGTTTCTCTATCAAGATGAACACCTCTAGGCGGGCACCCCGCACCAATGAATTGATAAAACAACAGTTTTGCTGCAACAAGtttaagaagcccaaagctgatgatggaggagctgaggctcctcctgtCCTGGACGCTATTCCAGATCCAAAATCTGTTaacagtgatgaggagatggaagaagaacctccaatatttgctgaagaggaggctggtactagtaagaagaagaagaagaagcgcaaaTGCGAGACAATAAAGCAGACTGAATGCAAGGCGAAAATGTTGGTGAAGCTGATAGATGGGCGATGGGAGGTGACACACTTTGTTCCTGACCACAATCATCCGCTCGTGAACAAACCTTCATTGTCCAAATATttgagatcccaccaaggcatctcacCTGATGAAAAGGAGTTTCTGCGCATCTTGTATAACTGCAACTTGACTACAG GACGAATGATGCATGTAATGGCAGAGTTCTATGGATTTGAGATGATGGTGCCGTTCGGACCAAAGGCAATAACAAATCTTTGTACAAGTTTCCATagagatgacacaaaggagggtGATCTGATTGAGACAATTGCACACTTTAAGGATATACAAAAAACCGATCCAGACCTTCTTCTATAA